The Streptomyces europaeiscabiei genome window below encodes:
- a CDS encoding DUF5682 family protein, which yields MLLGVRHHGPGSARAVRAALDAARPRVVLIEGPPEADALVPLAADEDMRPPVALLAHAVDEPGRSSFWPFAEFSPEWVAIRWALAHGVPARFIDLPAGHTLAWGRGEAAAAEPGGPTSRPDEPTEETAPGEGTAPGADEVPAGGGADEALRGDPLAALAEAAGYDDAERWWEDVVEHRGTGGDVFAPFAVLEEAMGALREVYGTGGRDRDPVREAYMRLQVRAAQKEFGDDRVAVVCGAWHVPALRERRTVAADRSLLKGLPKVRTDMTWVPWTNRRLARGSGYGAGIDSPGWYGHLFGVPDRPVERWLTKVAGMLREEDRIVSAAHVIEAVRLADTLAAMRGRPLPGLTETTDAVRAVMCDGSDVPLSLVQDRLVVGDVLGEVPESAPAVPLQRDLTRLQRRLRLKPEALERELELDLRKENDAERSRLLHRLRLLRVEWGEPATSRGSTGTFRETWRLRWEPELSVRVAEAGVWGTTVLSAATAKAVTDAVTAGSLADITGLAERCLLAELPDALPVVMRVLADRAALDTDVGHLAQALPALVRSLRYGDVRATDTRALAEVAAGLAERVFVGLPPACAALDAEAAQEMRRHVDAVHGAVGLLGDALAGEHTARDGGGIRGRWHSVLHVLSGRDTVPGVIRGRAVRLLLDDGELAQDEAARLMGLVLSPGTAPADAAAWIEGFVGGGSGGGMLLVHDERLLGLVDAWLTGVSGDAFTDVLPLLRRTFSAYEPGVRRTLGEQVRRGPGQRGSTAVGGVGIPGFADDLDSDRADAVLPVVRLLLGLDGDGRTTADDNDLVGVAG from the coding sequence TTGCTGCTCGGGGTGCGGCATCACGGGCCGGGGTCGGCGCGGGCCGTGCGGGCGGCGCTGGACGCGGCCCGGCCCCGGGTCGTGCTGATCGAGGGGCCACCGGAGGCGGACGCGCTCGTCCCGCTCGCCGCCGACGAGGACATGCGGCCCCCGGTCGCCCTCCTCGCCCACGCCGTCGACGAGCCCGGCCGCTCGTCCTTCTGGCCCTTCGCCGAGTTCTCCCCGGAGTGGGTGGCCATCCGATGGGCCCTGGCCCACGGAGTTCCGGCCCGCTTCATCGACCTGCCGGCCGGCCACACGCTGGCCTGGGGGAGGGGGGAGGCTGCCGCCGCCGAGCCGGGCGGTCCGACCTCGCGGCCGGACGAGCCGACCGAGGAGACGGCACCGGGCGAGGGGACGGCACCAGGAGCGGACGAGGTTCCGGCCGGGGGCGGTGCGGACGAGGCTCTCCGGGGTGATCCGCTCGCCGCGCTCGCCGAAGCCGCCGGGTATGACGATGCCGAGCGGTGGTGGGAGGACGTGGTCGAGCACCGAGGGACGGGCGGGGACGTGTTCGCCCCGTTCGCCGTGCTGGAGGAGGCCATGGGGGCGCTGCGGGAGGTGTACGGGACCGGGGGGCGCGACCGGGATCCGGTGCGCGAGGCATACATGCGGTTGCAGGTGCGGGCCGCGCAGAAGGAGTTCGGGGACGACCGCGTGGCCGTCGTGTGCGGGGCCTGGCACGTTCCCGCACTGCGGGAGAGGCGGACGGTGGCCGCCGACCGGTCCTTGCTGAAGGGGCTGCCCAAGGTCAGGACCGACATGACCTGGGTGCCGTGGACGAACCGGAGACTGGCCAGGGGCAGCGGCTACGGGGCGGGCATCGACTCCCCGGGCTGGTACGGACATCTGTTCGGCGTGCCCGACCGTCCCGTGGAGCGCTGGCTGACCAAGGTGGCGGGGATGCTGCGCGAGGAGGACCGGATCGTCTCCGCCGCACACGTCATCGAGGCGGTACGGCTCGCCGACACGCTCGCCGCGATGCGCGGGCGCCCTCTGCCGGGGCTCACCGAGACCACCGACGCGGTACGCGCGGTGATGTGCGACGGATCGGACGTACCGCTGTCCCTGGTGCAGGACCGGCTGGTGGTCGGTGATGTCCTGGGAGAGGTGCCCGAGTCGGCGCCGGCGGTGCCGTTGCAGCGGGACCTCACACGGCTCCAGCGGCGGTTGCGGCTCAAGCCGGAGGCATTGGAGCGGGAGTTGGAGCTCGACCTGCGGAAGGAGAACGACGCGGAGCGCAGCCGCCTGCTGCACCGGCTGCGGCTGCTCCGCGTCGAGTGGGGCGAGCCGGCGACCTCACGCGGCAGCACGGGCACGTTCCGGGAGACCTGGCGGCTGCGCTGGGAGCCGGAGCTGTCGGTGCGGGTCGCCGAGGCCGGGGTCTGGGGGACGACCGTGCTCTCCGCGGCGACCGCCAAGGCCGTGACGGACGCCGTCACGGCCGGGTCGCTCGCCGACATCACCGGCCTCGCCGAGCGCTGCCTCCTCGCCGAACTCCCCGACGCCCTGCCGGTGGTGATGCGCGTGCTCGCCGACCGTGCCGCCCTCGACACCGACGTCGGCCACCTCGCCCAGGCGCTCCCGGCCCTGGTCCGCTCCCTCCGCTACGGCGACGTCCGCGCCACCGACACCCGAGCACTGGCCGAGGTCGCCGCCGGACTCGCCGAACGGGTCTTCGTCGGGCTGCCGCCCGCTTGCGCCGCGCTCGACGCGGAGGCGGCACAGGAGATGCGCCGCCATGTCGACGCCGTGCACGGGGCGGTGGGCCTGCTCGGCGACGCCCTCGCGGGGGAGCACACGGCGCGGGACGGCGGCGGAATACGGGGCCGTTGGCACTCGGTGCTCCACGTCCTCTCCGGGCGGGACACCGTGCCGGGTGTGATCCGGGGGCGAGCCGTACGACTCCTGCTGGACGACGGGGAGCTGGCGCAGGACGAGGCGGCGCGGCTCATGGGGCTCGTGCTGTCGCCGGGGACGGCGCCGGCGGACGCGGCGGCGTGGATCGAGGGCTTCGTCGGCGGAGGCTCCGGCGGCGGGATGCTGCTCGTGCACGACGAACGGCTCCTCGGCCTGGTGGATGCCTGGCTCACCGGGGTGTCCGGGGACGCGTTCACGGACGTCCTGCCGTTGCTGCGGCGGACGTTCTCGGCGTACGAGCCGGGGGTGCGCCGGACCCTCGGCGAACAGGTGCGGCGCGGGCCGGGCCAACGGGGGAGCACGGCGGTCGGAGGAGTCGGCATACCCGGCTTCGCCGACGACCTCGACAGCGACCGCGCGGACGCGGTGCTGCCGGTGGTGCGGCTGCTGCTGGGCCTGGACGGCGACGGCCGGACGACTGCCGACGACAACGACCTTGTGGGGGTGGCGGGATGA
- a CDS encoding VWA domain-containing protein gives MTTGADADADGDAADERLRRWRLVLGGDSADGTGCALGGRDAAMDQALTALYGKGDKSRAGQDRSAGLGASAPSVARWLGDIRTYFPSSVVQVMQRDAIDRLGLSALLLEPEMLEAVEADVHLVGTLLSLNKAMPETTKETARAVVRKVVEDLEKRLATRTRATLTGALDRSARVNRPRHHDIDWNRTIAANLKNYLPEYRTVVPERLVGYGRASQSVKKEVVLCIDQSGSMAASVVYASVFGAVLASMRSISTRLVVFDTAVVDLTDQLDDPVDVLFGTQLGGGTDINRALAYCQSQITRPADTVVVLISDLYEGGIRDEMMKRVAAMKASGVQFVTLLALSDEGTPAYDREHAAALAGLGAPAFACTPDLFPEVMAAAIEKRPLPIPDSA, from the coding sequence ATGACGACAGGGGCAGATGCGGACGCGGACGGGGACGCGGCGGACGAGCGGTTGCGGCGCTGGCGGCTCGTGCTCGGCGGGGACTCGGCGGACGGTACCGGGTGTGCGCTCGGCGGGCGGGACGCGGCGATGGACCAGGCGCTGACCGCGTTGTACGGGAAGGGGGACAAGTCGCGCGCGGGGCAGGACCGATCGGCGGGGCTGGGGGCGTCGGCGCCGTCCGTGGCGCGGTGGCTGGGGGACATCCGGACGTACTTCCCCTCTTCCGTGGTCCAGGTCATGCAGCGGGACGCCATCGACCGGCTCGGGCTGTCCGCGCTGCTGTTGGAGCCGGAGATGCTGGAGGCGGTGGAGGCGGACGTCCACCTCGTCGGCACCCTCCTCTCCCTCAACAAGGCCATGCCAGAGACGACGAAGGAGACCGCGCGGGCCGTCGTACGGAAGGTCGTCGAGGATCTGGAGAAGCGGCTCGCGACCCGCACCCGGGCCACCCTCACCGGCGCCCTCGACCGCAGCGCCCGCGTCAACCGGCCGCGCCACCACGACATCGACTGGAACCGCACGATCGCGGCCAACCTCAAGAACTACCTGCCGGAGTACCGGACGGTCGTGCCCGAGCGGCTCGTCGGGTACGGGCGGGCCTCGCAGTCGGTGAAGAAGGAGGTCGTCCTCTGCATCGACCAGTCGGGGTCGATGGCGGCGTCCGTCGTCTACGCGTCCGTGTTCGGGGCGGTGCTGGCGTCCATGAGGTCCATCAGCACCAGGCTCGTCGTCTTCGACACGGCGGTCGTCGACCTCACGGACCAGCTCGACGACCCGGTCGACGTCCTCTTCGGCACCCAGCTCGGCGGCGGCACGGACATCAACAGGGCCCTCGCGTACTGCCAGTCGCAGATCACCCGGCCCGCGGACACCGTGGTCGTGCTGATCAGCGACCTCTACGAGGGCGGGATACGTGACGAGATGATGAAGCGGGTGGCGGCGATGAAGGCGTCGGGGGTGCAGTTCGTGACGCTGCTCGCGCTCTCCGACGAAGGGACGCCGGCGTACGACCGCGAGCACGCGGCGGCCCTCGCGGGGCTCGGCGCACCGGCGTTCGCCTGCACGCCCGACCTCTTCCCGGAGGTGATGGCGGCGGCGATCGAGAAGCGGCCGTTGCCGATACCGGACAGTGCGTGA